ATCTGATATACTGtgctaaatatttcaaatgtggCAAACGATCCTTCATCGCAGAGTGGCATGATTGCATTACAATGAATTAGAACAACATGACTTTGCCAGAGGGTGTTTGTTGGCACTGTGCCGAGTGAAGGAGGCAGCCTAAGTTTGAGAAGTAACTATCAAATAATTTATCAACATTCAGTCCTAAAACACACTGGGTTGCACCATCTTGAGCAGCCTGAAGAGATAAATCTGGAGACTGAGCCAGAAACCCCGAATACAGACAAATCTTTGAGGGAGCTTCTTGAAATCCAGAGCCCTATCAAAATGTCAGGCTGAGCTCCTGTGACAGATTCAACACGTACTTTCGGCATTTATTCTGTTGGATCTGTCTTCCCTTTTAGGTTCAGATGAAATACgttctgcttttcagtctctCGGCCAACCTGTGGAAAGGGTTGATTTGCCCTTACACTACTGTCGCATAACAGAAGATCTCCGATGAATCAAGTGGAATTGCAGAAAGCCAACATGTGGTGTCTAGAGCTTGTTTTCCTTCATAATATCCTCATAGGATGGAGGCAAGTCAGTCCCCCCGAGGCTGAACTGTGAGGCAGGAGAAGAGGACATCTCTGCAGTCATGCAGGGTCTTGGAGATCCAGACAATGGGCACTGAGGTGCTTCACTTGCTGAGGAAGAAGCAAAGCTGTAACTATACAGCAAACAGGTGTGAGGAGCAAATGTGGGGGTGAGAGGGATGAGTCTGGGAGGAGCTGCCAAACCACTTGGAAACAAGAAAGGTATGGATGTAATTTTTGAAGGATGGCATGACAAAGCCTCTCACCATAAATCCCAGATACTACACAAGAAGTGAGAACAGAAGAATTagggttggtttgggttgggtccTCCCTGTGGAGACACTGTTCATGACCACCCAGAAAGCAGGTAATACCTCCTCTGGGAAGGGCTTAGTCCAATAACAAAATTAACTTCATTCTTCTTGGAGGGACTGTTGTCTGGCCCAGCCTGCTGATGCTGCAATACTCCAGGTCAGTGCTGGCTGCTACACCCAGTCATTATATCTCAGTCCTCAAAAGCCTGGATTCTCCTGAGGGAATGCTGAGGGTGTCTACCACAATGAACAGCACCCACCAAGGCAACTTTTTGACAGACCCCAGGGTGTATCAGTCAGTCAAGCTGCCTGCTGGGGTGGCTAAAGCAGAGCAGTGCAGTCTTGCCTGATGAGAAATTCAGGTCATGTGTTGGAAAGGGCTGCCTGAcctcaggcagtgcctgtggaTGAGTATGTCAGGTAGCTGAGTGCCCCAGAACCAAGGAGAAGCTCCCACACACCACCAGTGTTAGGGTGGCCAAGCCCTAACTAGGTACCTTGAGTTCACCTGAAGGTACGGCTGGGGAAAAGTGGATGTGGCTTGCTTAAGCCCTCCAGTCCATGGTCTAAACATCCCCTCAGGATGTTTGATCAGGAACCCCACTGCTCACCAGAAACACATCACCCAGATGCAACCAAGCTCCCACTCAAGCCTGGCCACCTTTTACTGGGCTATGGGTGGGCCACAGGAAGGTCACCGGGGCCAGTGAGATCTTGCAGCAGGTAGGGAGACGACTAACCACAAAAAGCATCCGAGCTGCTGAGTGCAAAGACGGCCAGGGTGCGCCGGGGAGGGAGGCAGCTCCGCCGCTTCAGCCAgcactgcaggcagcagcagatccCGCAGGACAGgagcaaggccaggaaaaacaACATCAGGAACCTGAGGCAGAGGCAGCGGGAGAGGAACAGTACCGTCACCATCTGCGGGCAGCACCGACAGATGGCTGCATGTCTTCAGATTAACATATTCATTAACATCTTTTGCAAATAGCCATTAAATGTTGCAGTTTCACCATCAGTGTGTTGGACATGATCAAAGTCCCCAGAAAACAGTGTCTCAGTGCTGAGCACGCAGCACCGAGTCCTGGCTGGAAATTCAAGTGTTTCTTCCCAGCATCATCCATCGGTTTTACCCAGCTCAGTTGTCAATGTACAGTGAGAAGTATATGGATAAATGATTCCCATTAGTCAGTAAAGACAGAACACAGGGACAGCCCAGGAGCAATGCTCTCTAGCTATCAGTCTCTCTTAATGCCTTTCTCTCTATATATCCATCAAAGAATATTATATGCCAGTTTTTCCCTCTAAAACAGATCTGAAACTTACCACACATACCAGCTGCTAAAGTTCTCATCACTCTGCCCAATGCACCtaacaagggaaaaataaaaggaacttTCAGTCCATCATGAGGGGACCAAAACAGCTCCAATACACATCTACcaacatggaaaaaaaggaTTATCAGCGAGTAGAGCATTGAGAAGTTTTCCTCCATCAAGGGAACAAGAAGTTTCTCTATGTAGGTGGGAACAGATGATACACAAAACAGCATGCAAGTGGTTTGTCTTTGAATACTGGCATCCAGCACCAATGTTTTTGCTGAAAACTTAAAGGATTGCCAGCCTCCTATTCctcttttggaagaaaaatgaaaaggctgTATCCTGGAAGCCTTATTCACCTGCCGTACCAgtgtgctgggcaggagcaCAGAATCCCCGAAAGAGCCCAGGGTGGGAGCAGCCatgggagagaaaacagaaagcacacTCACCTCTTGCCGAGCTCACAGTCCAACTCTGAATCTGCTAACTGAAAACACATGTAAATCAGAGAGGACAGAtatgtgttctgttttttatatataatttacCAGTATAATTACTGATCTTAGAGTGGGAAGTCAGAGAGGAAGAGCCTTACAGGTGCTGGCTCCTGCAGGGATGAAAACCAGAGCTCTCCCcagagagcacagggctgagctcttgCCTCCATGTGTCTCTGTTCTCAGCTAGTCCATATCAAAACCAGTGGATAACCTCGCAGAGAGCTCAACAAATTCAATAGTTTGCAGATGAAAGGTAGGTCAAAGGGAAAGCACTTCTTTTGATGTGAAAGAGTGAAGGATGAGAGCAAGGACACACAAGCACTTGTTTACGGAACTGGGCTTTACTATTCAGAAATGTCTGCTGAAAATCTCCTGTGATCAAATTCTTTTTTGGTAGCTTATTTTACGGTAGCTAATTGTGAATGTAGCTGTAAATTTGAGCTTTTTTGTTCAGATGTGTGCCCTACCCAGCATTTTCCTTGTTTGGATAGTAGTGGTGCATCTTTTCCAGAGTCAGATTTCAGGTATTGCAAATATGTGAACCCGAAACTTGTTTTTCAGGTATATTTTCTACTCTTTGCTCAAGCAAGTTTATTTTTGTAAGCCTTGTTGATCCTAGCCTCACTTTCAGATTATGTGGGCAAAAAGTAACTGGAGTGGTTAGTCAGTGTGATTGAATCAAATTCAATACAATTTTTGTTTAACTCGCATTAGGCATGTTGTAACACTTGCCCGAATTAACTACAAAAAACTTCAGATCAAATATAGAATTGCAATAACACTGGGAAGCAGAATGAGCAAGGTGAAAtaattcagatttatttcttgAAGAAAACTATTAGAACGTAATTTGTAAATAATTACTTTGGGTTTCCTTCTGCATATATGCAAAACATGTAGAGATTTCTGACTTTGAGTCAAACTGGAAAGCTCTTTTCTGTATTATAAATTTGTATCAAATATGTGTAATTGAGGGATTTCATCTTACATCTCTAATTAACAGGACTTCCTTGTAAGGATTTTATTGTGCAAAGTTTGTGTCACTGTAAAGAGCAAGAAATCACCTCACAAATCTCTATAACATGTCTGATCCTGTGCACACAGTGTCAAAGCCAAACACTGCTATTCAGTCCCTAGGTTTCACCAGAGGTCTTTAGGTATAATAAGCCTTTCATATAAAACATTATCTATGAAATTTCGTGAGCAGCTGAAACCCAAAtgaggaatagagaaaaatatagAAGCTTCAACTCTTTCAGACTTACGCTTTTAAAACAAGCTAATTTGCCATGTCACACATCCACCCCGCAGcagaatattttagttttttgcACTTCAACTGATTATTAGAATAACAGGTAAAAACCAGACAGCCAATTGCTGTGATTACGTGCACCATGAGTATTCTTTGTGACTGAATGACAACCTCTGGATTCTCTTTTATCATCCTTCAATTTACCTCCACAGAGCTACCTTAGCATAGTTAAACTGCAGCAAAGTGCATCTGCTCTGAGGCAGTAATCTATCAATACAGACAAACACCCACCCTTGCTGCTGAAGACTCATGCTCTTCCGTTTCAAAAGCCATAGAGTAAAAGATTgcagcattcatttttttctctgcattaaTTGGAATTGTTGCAAATGTTAAATCTTTCTCAAATTTATCATGTCcctaaaaaattattaaaaaaaaaaaataaaaaggggcCAAAGACTAAATTCTATAAAAGTTGAAATCTTTCCCCCCACAAAATCCCTAAAATCAGCCTGGTCCCAGTGAGGGGTTTGGTTACCTGCAAGAAGGTTAAACACAGAACTCCAGTTCCTGTGATCCATGAAATGAAACACAAAGCTCCAGGTCTCTGCATCACTAGCAGGAAAAACATGGGAAGAGCTTTGTTTGCAGCAGTGTTTTACCCTCCGTAATTtgaagcttttaaaacttctcTGCACATTGCGCCTTGAGCCAGAGGACACGTTACCCAATGGCTTCCCATGCTTCAGAAATCACTGTTAGCCAGGGAATGGATTTGGGTTTGCACGGACACACTCAAACAGCTGCTAAAAGTTAAAGGAACACTAGTTTAAGGTCAGCACCTTGCAGTTGTTTTGGTATTTTCATAGCTGTTCACAAATTCCTGTTGCTGAATCTTAGTTCCTTATTAACTCATGGCTGTATTTAACAGGACCTGCTACAAATAAAGGATCATTGAAGACCATATTCTGAGGCTATGCTTTCATTACATGCTTCCTTCAGCTGCAGTTCTGGTATTACAGGAAAAGCAGTGCTACCTACAAACATCTTCCATGCACTGTGCCTATGATTTCAAACACAGACCAAGGATGAAGCAAACCCTTCCCAGCCTGAGACAACCACCACTGGCACCTCTGCTGCTCTTACGCAGCTGCCAGCGGTTGGTTTGCTAGgaaaatacatctgaaaaaaCACACATCCCCAGTGGTTTCATTGCATAATACAAGGACCAATTTGATCCTAATGGATAAATCCACATGACGTCGTTAAAGAGGGTTGGAAGGTGGTTTGCACTGTAGCTTTGGTCACCACAGAACAGATGATCCCGGTTTGTTCGGCAGTCAGTAATAGATTGTTATTGAAGCTTACAGCCTGTGGCTGAAACGCACCATTAACTTCAGTTCTCCCAGATTTAACACAAAGGGTGTTGCCGTGAATACGTTTAGCTGTCACTCCAGAAGTTAAGCATTATGTTGCCATGCCATTACTTTAGTAATTATTGACAAAACTAAGCTGTTCTTAAGGTATACCTCTGTGGCTTTGTTTCATCTAAAAGGTCAAGAAGTCTAACCAGCTGTGATACACATACTCAACCCAGGTTTGTTATTTATTGATAAAGTCTGGCATAAACCCAGTCCAAACCCTAGAGTTCTCAAATGTTTACTTTCAGATCACTGCTAATCAAAGGCAAGCCTCTGAGATGACACCTTCTGAGAAAGCATCTCTAATAAAGTTGCTAAGTGCATGTGCTACACAATATAAATGGTCTGAACATGTTGGTGTCCTGGTCCAGAACaatccttttcttttgtttgagaGTAAATTACCAAACCAATTTCTTAgctgttttcttaaaagaaaaagctcctACAGTATAAAAACGAGCATAGCCTTCCTGGGAACCTTGTGACTTACAGTTGCAGGCTTCAAAGAGATCATCCATCAATAAACAAATTTCAGATTTCTTCCTCTcacaattattttcctcttgccATCACCCAGGGTACTTCCCATTTAGAGCTGCTGAATGGATCATTCCCAGTACTTTGGGGGTCAAGTGCCACAATGAGCTCCTGgtatagaaaaataatacatagcACCTGTTCTGGGTCTATATCtagaagaaaaggggaagaactGAATTCTGCCACTGTTCAGTTTGCTGTCCTAAAGGCAAACTTTGATGTTTTCTACTGGCTGGTCCCATACAGAGGTTTCAAGAGGTGGTGGCAATTGGTGGAACCTGTCCCTGTATTCTCAGTAACGAAGTCAAGAGTAGAGAGGGGTGGCTAAGAGGGGTCTACAAACAGCCCTGTCTTTTGCATCAGTGGCAATtctgatacagaaaaaaagctgctgcttcagcaagAAAATTCTCCGTGTCTGCAATTTGCTGAGCAGCTTGAATACATGAATATCATAGAGCCCCAGCACCTGCTCTAAGCCAGCCAGGACATGACACTGAAAGCCCAAAGGTGCTCTGTACCAAAACGCACGGTGGGCTGCAATCTCTCTTGCCTGCTCTCTATCTACCACCACACTGCTGCCCTCGGGGTTTTGCAATACTGAGACTCATCTTCTGGGTAGCCCCATGTCTGAGGGTTATCTCTAGTCTGAGGGATTTTTCTCAAGTTTTTGTCATTCCCTCTATGAAGATACACACCTACATGTATACATACAGGAAACatagcccctgctccctcctcctcatccACTTACTGATTAAAAGTTTGGTATCTCTTGTCTCCTCAATCAATTATATCTACCTCATCAGTGGAATTTGGAGGCTGCTCTGTGATAGATGTTAACTCATGGCCATTAGattaaaaatctgttatttCCTCATCACCTTATGTCGTTGCTAGGTGACAAATGCATTTCCCAGGCAGCAACAGGGACTATTGCAACATACAGCAATTTATGATTGTCCATTATCTCTTTGCTTAAAGTGCCTGGTCTTTTTGATGGGAAGAAGATGTGCAGTTCTAGGATCATCCAAAAGGTGACTTTTAGAGTTGCTACAGAAACCATCTCTCCTGGGGGCTGCCTCTTGCTGGGTTTCATGAGAGTGGATGCAAGGCTGGGAGACAGGAGGAATTTGGGAGAAACTGATTTAACTTGTCAAGTCTGACAGGGCCAAGGTTTCAGAAATTGAGCTCATTCTTGCACATATGTATGCTAAAAGTGATGGCCTTTGCTTGCTTGATTGTCATACAATAATTTTAAGACAGGCTTTTGGTTTGAGACAAAATTTCAGGGGACCTCTGGATTTTGGTGAGAGTGGGAGGGAATTCACTGGCAAACAGTAACCCATACAGAGACCTGACAGCTCAGAAGCACGGCTAACAGTTTAAACCTGCCTAAAGCTCTTTCTTAGCTGCCTTCAGAGCAtttggcagctgctgggggTGAGTTTTGGGAAAACAATCACCTTGTTAAGCTCTGACCAGCCTCCCAGGACAGTCCAGAATGGGACCGTGAAAGaattttccagaaagaaagcaaggaatGACATTGGCAGAAGGGGTGGTGAGATAAACATAGGGAAGGACATGAGACAGGATGAAGAATGCACAGAGATGTGATGTGggagacaaggaaaggcagggcAGCCACACACTCCACATTAAAGTTCACTGACAAGAGTTAATTAAGTACATGTTGGCTTTTTTATGTCACAATATTTTCACATCACCACCACAATCCATTTTTCCTCCAGCCCAAGTCTGCTGGGATCGCTCCTCTCTCTACTCAACTTTACCTCTGTGGCTGGCTCAGGCTTTACATCCTCAGCATCTAGAGCCTGGCAGGCTGTTATCATCCCTCCTCACCTGTCCTGGGAAGACTCAGGGCAGGTAAATTCAGCCTAACCCAAGAGAAGAGCAGGGTAATAGGGAGGACTGAGGATTGAGCATTGCGTCTTTGCAACAAAAGAACTAAAGCAGCTTCGGTCTCATCTTCATAAAACAAGAGCTGCAAGGAGCTGCTTGCTCCCAACAAACACGCTGAGATGAATAAATCCAGTGCCAGGGAGAGCTATTTAAGCTAATAGCCAGTGCTGGCATAGGAACAAATGGTAGCAAACTGGCCATGAATAAACAGACTGGAAATGCAAAGAAGGTTCTCCCCATCCGGAGCAGTGAGGTTGCGCAGCAGCTTGTCTGTGGGAGGAGTGTGGGCACAAAACCAAATGGCTTCCATGACGGAAGTCATTGAGCTCCTACAGAGGATGTAGCCACTTCAACAGGACTTGCTGACCCAGGGAGTCCTTTCCCAACCCCATGGAAACCACCCCAGTTCATCCTTAGACCCTCAAAACCAATCCATATGTACAGGAGTCAGCCAATACAGTCCAGGGCTTGCATGAGCAAGGAAGGATGGATTCTTTAACTCGGTAGAGCTGGCACAGCCTGTTGTCTTTCAAAAGGATTATAACTAGTTGCTGATCACTGATGAATACAACCCTTTGTGAGCCTGTGCGGGGGACGTGctgcacagaaaggaaaggaaagactTCGGGCACTGATTTAAATGAGTGCAAACAAGGATGACTTTGTTCCGCTGCATCCTCCCCAGGAGCAAGGCTTTGCAGGTCACCCTCAGATCTGAGGCAACTGCAGCTACCTCTGTTGTTTCAGATGATCCAGAGAGCCCTTTTGTTTGTCTTGGTATATCAGTAGGGAAAATCCAGCAGAGAATGTGGTcagtgaaggaaagaaaaaggaatctCCTTTTAGGTTAGTTATTTGTAAAAGGGATTTTTCCTATACTTGTGTGCATATCCCAGACAGAGAACTTTCTTCAACACATAGGTGATCCTCAAATCACACACTCATAGAAAGTCAAAACTTCAAAACTATCCAAGGTATAAAGTTCACTGAActgttgtgggaaactgctATGAATTGTCCAAACACCCCTACTCCAACCCTACAATGAACACCTGAAATAAATACTGCAACAACTGAAATATTGAGCATACACAACAGGATTTAAGCAGGGGCTTTCTTGCTCTGGAATTCACAGAGGGAAGCAACTTTGAGAAGTGCACCTGTCCAGCAAACATTCTGCATATGCCAACAACTCTAGAACTGACCAGGCTTTTAccattaaaaccagaaaacagtGTGAAGTGTTTTACAGAGAGCTGTGTGGTGGTGAGGcaaagggaaacagaaataatttagaaaaatggtttggtggggttttttcccctcctctaaGTTAAGgttcttttgaaaataatttgaattaaaaaaaaagtaattgtttggttttatgGGACAATTCAGAACTCAGAATTGCATTTTAAGATCTACTTCATCTGAGGAATAAATGGTAGTTTGGCTTCTCTTATTTCTAGCTTGGACACTAGAACCTGAAATAATTCCCATCTCTGTCACTGACTTCTCACATAGCCACAAACTTAGGTGTATTACAGGCCACCTGGAAAAAGAGTGTAAGAGACCTTTCATCTCACAAGCTCTCCAGACTGGCACTGTGCCCCCCACAGAGCATGTCAGAAATCAGTTCAAAGGGCTGGATAACCCTCCAGACTTAGGAACAAAAAAGGAGAATTAGGGATGAAGCCgataaaattaaaagcagcttgaataaagagaaaaatgaaacatagCAGAAATACAGTCAAAGTAATCACCAGCAGAAATTCTcccctttgtttttttagtgTGAAATTGAAGCTGATTACAGCTACTTGAATCCTGAagcctgctgctgtttctttgtgCTCGAACAGGTCCTCTTACTTTTAATCAGTTAAAattgtgtttgtattttagTTATTATAAGTTATATTTGgggtttaattatttttttttaatttctcatttttttttttgttactctgATGCCAGAAGCTAAGAAATTACAGTTAAAAAACTAAAtgtcttttgtattttaaaccCCGTAATTTACTTAGCTGCTGGAtgtaaaaagacaaaaggaGAATAAATTGCTTGAAAGCAGATAGAGGCTTCATTTTCCCCTGCCTTTGAGTACTGATATCACATTGGACACCACATGGGAGATTTTGACTGAGAAATTAGCATAAGAATATCTGGCACATcctgaaacacatttttgagTAAATTTTCCAGACAGAACCACTTAGTAATGAAGGCTGAAATGCATCACACTGCTGGTCATTATCAGCTGGCACATGTGCTACTCCACCAATAAACCCCACGGACCAGAGGCTGGTTAGCTCTGCAAGAGGAGCCACATGGGCACAGGGACATGTACATGTCTTTTGGTGCCTCCTGTGACACGCAGACCCCAAGCATCAAAGGCTCAATGTGTTGTGTCCTTAAATGAAGACACCTGCTAGCAGTCCAGCCTAAGGTTTCCTCAGATTTTGCAAATATCTATTGACTGTTGCCATAGCTGATTGCTTATAGCCTTACCTTGCATCTTCAATTCTTGTCAGTTGCCATTTATGCACTTGTTTTGAGTTGTTGGGGGCTTCAGGTGTAGCCTGTCCCCTGCCAAGCACCCCCAGCTCACTTGGGCTCCAGGCAGGGAAGAGCAGTGATTTCAGAGCCTCATGTCTTGCCCGCAGATTCAGTTCAGGACAGGCTGCAGCCAAACACCCACATGCCTAGAATTAAGAAGGGCTCATATCAACCCTTACAAATTCAAGAAACACAGCGTCAGCAGGCTGCTCTCTAACTTTCCCCTTGTGACAGGTGAAAAGTCAAATGCTGTGTCTGGAAACACAGTGAGTTGATGCTTGAGGTGAGATGCTGTGTACCCACCTGTCTTGTGTTCCCCAAGGATGCTGCAGCAGTGTAGGAGGTATCAGGGCAGGGATGAGATGATTATGCTCCTCTGGGTTTGCTGCTCCTCCATATCAGCCTCCAGAGCCCTCTAGCATGGCCAGACTGCCCTCCAGCCACTAAGCTCACCTCACCTCGTCTCCAGGCTGGTGCCAGGGCGAGAAACACCAGCTGGAGACAGAGAGCTTGCATCTTCCTGCCTGCTCTCCAGGAGTTTCCTGCATGTataaacagatggaaaaatagGTGTGGGATTCTTCCAAGGTAGGCAGGGATTGCAAATAAGACCATGAAAGAGGGATGCTTAGCATAACCCTTTCTCCCCCTCAACTTGCAAATCCCCCATCAGCTTTACTGTTTCACTTAATCTCTCAGTTTTATGTCTTCCCCGAGTAATGTGTCTGAAGAATACACTCCTGGTTTTAAATTCAACACATTTAAACAGCCATAGTCTACACACTTCCTTCTTTTAACTTATCCCCTAAAGCTCACTCTTTGATTTCCCCACTGACTTCTGCTCCATCAGTTTCCTTCTGGCCAAGCAGGATCATGCCAACAATATAAATCTTCCCAAGCTCATCCCCCCTCCCTACAGGTCTAGCTCAAATTCACCAGAAAGCTTCAGCCTCTCATGAAGCACGCTTTTATAATCCTCCCATCTCCCACAGGCCTCTGCAGCTCTGGAAGCAAAAGGTGCAAACAATTTGAGCTGCCCTTAAAACAGGTGAGGGTGGTTGTGTAGGACCTATTCATTAGGAGGGAAGAATGATCTCTTCCCCCTTTGCTCTGATTATAATCTTTCTCTTCTAGAGTAAGCAAACACCAATGGGATACTTTTGTAAACTCCTCCCTTATGTTTGCAGTTAGGTATTTTTGTGCTGTAATAGTATTTATATGTGCAGGGTGCTAGAAGCTGTGTAAATGTAAAACTCCTGATACACATGAGAGTCTGGATGTCAGAGAAGTGATGATCTTCTCAGTTCCACCTGGATAGCAATCAGCATTAGATATGGATCTGTTTTTTAGATGTCCTCATTCTCACAGGGTATTTCTCCTGTTCTACCCCTCCAAAAGTCTTCCCAGTATGCTGCGGACATCAAGTAGCCCCAATCCTataacagaagaagaaaatacttagCTTATGTTGCCTCTTGGGATGCCTGAGCACACTGTTTGAGTGACTGAACAGAGCCTACCAGGGACTtggtggcagtgctggggctggaaCCCAGGAGTGCTGAGGTTCAGCTGCATTGTGTTAAGCATCATAGCTTGCACACGTAAAAAGGTGTGCCTGAGGAAGGCTTTTCAGGGGAACATTCTTGGAGAAACATTGGTATGAACACTAAAAATCACAACTCAAACACCCACTTAATGTCCTGTGCGTAGACCTCATATTCCTTGAGGTTCTCATCCATGCTCCCACATTCCCACACTCTTCTTACTCTTGCAGATTCTGGTGTGAGGGACAGAAAGAATGGGCCTAATCCTGCAAAATGTAGAGTTGCCACTGCAGGGAGGGTGGATGGTGATGGGTGATCCTTGGAGTTAAACCTGAGAAGTTTGCTCCCACTAGGGAGGATGTTGCACCACAGGCCCAGCACTGCACTGGCTACAGCCAGTGTGAGCAGACTGGACCCTGAATGGAGAACAACCATCTGTGAATTTACTATTCCTTCTCAAATGCTAATTAGTTATTTACATAAAACTTTGGAACATTTTAATTAGTTGCGTTAATTTAGAATTCACAGAAAGAGAGCTATAAAAGTCTATTATATGGGATGCTTATTCAAATGAAGCTTGAAATGGCACATGGTGATGTACTCTCAAATCTCCTGCCAACAcagtgaggaaaaagaaaggatggCCAGGATTTGAGTGAGGCAGCAGGGAGActggcatttctgctgcactggcTAAAGCCAGTCCTGGTTAGGGAGATGGTCCTTTCCTACTCAAGGTCTCAAGTTGATAGCCCCAGACTCCTGTTATCACAATATCATTGTATTTGACACATCCTCCTTCTCAGGAAAGCATtaacatttctctcttttctactGGTCAGCTATTTTTCCTAAACTTGTAGGAGGTCACTATTACGTTTGAGTTGATTTGAGAAGGTTTAAATCAGACTGAACACCGCCAGCAGTTTGTGGAGCCACAGCAGTGAGATGGATGGATATCAGTCCATAAGTCATATGATCACACTGCCCTGATTCTTTAGGAAATTAGGTGATGCAAACAAATGAGCTTGCAGTATGGACTTGCCAGGTGGGCTGTAAGATCGCCTTGGATTGCTTCACAAGGTTTTGCCATTCAGCTCAAGCCCTGGGATGAGCACCACAAAGCAGCAGACCTCCCTCCTGCTCTGTGCACATCATGAAGGCAACCCTCTGCATGCCCAGGCATCATTCCCCTGCCATCAGGCCTGTGGTAACCACCTGTACTGGCAATAAAGGCAAAGTGTCATCCTACCTCAGCTGGACATTTATTCTCAAGTCAGGTggagaagtatttttctttccattctccaTCACTAAATTCAATTAAAGCAACGTTGCCTGTATGTGGCTAGACTCTGTAAATCCATTTGTCTCGAGTTGTTACAGAATCTAAATTACACCATCAGCATTAATCCCAAGATAGAGAAATGCCAAAGCAGCTATATAAAATAAGAGACACTCTGCTCTTACATTTCATCTGgcaaggaaaatgttttctttataaaatacaGCACATGTTACCTCTTGAGGTTAAAGACTTGGTCCAATAAATCTAGAATTACCCCAAGTATACATTTACTTGGAAACTGTCATCCTTGAAGGAAGGTAAG
The sequence above is a segment of the Columba livia isolate bColLiv1 breed racing homer chromosome 9, bColLiv1.pat.W.v2, whole genome shotgun sequence genome. Coding sequences within it:
- the TMEM207 gene encoding transmembrane protein 207 isoform X3, with protein sequence MEARAQPCALWGELWFSSLQEPAPLADSELDCELGKRCIGQSDENFSSWYVWFLMLFFLALLLSCGICCCLQCWLKRRSCLPPRRTLAVFALSSSDAFCASEAPQCPLSGSPRPCMTAEMSSSPASQFSLGGTDLPPSYEDIMKENKL
- the TMEM207 gene encoding transmembrane protein 207 isoform X2 encodes the protein MFFLLVMQRPGALCFISWITGTGVLCLTFLQLADSELDCELGKRCIGQSDENFSSWFLMLFFLALLLSCGICCCLQCWLKRRSCLPPRRTLAVFALSSSDAFCASEAPQCPLSGSPRPCMTAEMSSSPASQFSLGGTDLPPSYEDIMKENKL
- the TMEM207 gene encoding transmembrane protein 207 isoform X4, translated to MEARAQPCALWGELWFSSLQEPAPLADSELDCELGKRCIGQSDENFSSWFLMLFFLALLLSCGICCCLQCWLKRRSCLPPRRTLAVFALSSSDAFCASEAPQCPLSGSPRPCMTAEMSSSPASQFSLGGTDLPPSYEDIMKENKL
- the TMEM207 gene encoding transmembrane protein 207 isoform X1, yielding MFFLLVMQRPGALCFISWITGTGVLCLTFLQLADSELDCELGKRCIGQSDENFSSWYVWFLMLFFLALLLSCGICCCLQCWLKRRSCLPPRRTLAVFALSSSDAFCASEAPQCPLSGSPRPCMTAEMSSSPASQFSLGGTDLPPSYEDIMKENKL